The following coding sequences are from one Negativicoccus succinicivorans window:
- a CDS encoding ClC family H(+)/Cl(-) exchange transporter — protein MSFLKIETLRSRSLRTDSTLLLEGILVGLLAGGAGVIYRLLISWCEDSVSYLAQLAALDWSRLPLILISFCIGAIALGAIVRREPYAGGSGIPQVTAEITGRIQTSPLSVLLHKYLGGTIAALCGLSLGREGPSIQLGAMCGKLVARGLKHNYIRAQNLMSCGAAAGLSVAFSAPVSGVLFSLEEIHKTITKRLIISCFAAAVTADVVSQYVFGLTPIFHFPEIGKMPVSMYPWVVLLGIVSGCMGTVYFWGLRGCYYVYGKLNLYILLRPLPAILCSFALMLFFPIVLGGGHPILGELLSAPHALWWLLLLFVVKTVFSLISFASGVPGGIFLPILIQGAILGCLFGQMVAPEYVVLFIVLAMAGYLTAVVRSPLTSLLLLFEMTQRISYFLPLAICCLLAYYTANALGTPPIYEYLLQNILRKEKPRPDFDTTMMQATAVLSEHSPLAGTALRDIALPPHALVTSIDRQGVTVVPRGETEIEAHDRLVFVLPRNQIGALEALLDETTEYEQP, from the coding sequence ATGTCATTTTTAAAAATCGAAACGCTGCGTAGTCGCTCTTTGCGAACCGATTCCACCTTGCTCTTGGAGGGTATTTTGGTCGGTTTGCTGGCGGGCGGTGCAGGTGTCATTTATCGTTTGCTGATCAGCTGGTGCGAAGACAGCGTCAGTTACTTGGCGCAACTGGCCGCCTTGGACTGGTCCCGATTACCGCTGATCCTGATCTCTTTTTGCATCGGCGCCATTGCGCTGGGCGCGATCGTTCGTCGCGAACCGTATGCGGGCGGCAGCGGTATCCCGCAGGTGACCGCGGAAATCACCGGTCGGATTCAGACTTCTCCGCTTTCGGTCTTGCTGCATAAATACTTGGGCGGAACCATCGCCGCTCTTTGCGGCTTATCGCTCGGACGCGAAGGCCCGTCCATTCAGCTCGGAGCGATGTGCGGTAAACTCGTCGCCCGGGGGTTGAAACATAACTATATTCGGGCGCAAAATTTGATGTCATGCGGCGCGGCGGCCGGCCTTTCGGTCGCATTCAGCGCGCCGGTATCCGGCGTGCTGTTTTCACTGGAAGAAATTCATAAAACGATCACGAAGCGCTTGATCATCAGCTGCTTTGCCGCCGCCGTAACGGCGGATGTCGTCAGTCAATACGTATTCGGTCTGACGCCGATCTTCCATTTTCCCGAGATCGGAAAAATGCCGGTCAGCATGTACCCGTGGGTCGTTCTGCTCGGCATTGTTTCAGGTTGCATGGGCACCGTATATTTTTGGGGTCTGCGCGGCTGCTACTATGTGTACGGCAAATTAAATTTATATATTTTATTGCGACCGCTGCCGGCGATTCTCTGCTCGTTCGCGCTGATGCTCTTCTTCCCGATTGTCTTGGGCGGCGGACATCCGATCTTGGGCGAACTGTTAAGTGCGCCGCATGCGCTTTGGTGGTTATTGCTTCTCTTCGTGGTTAAAACCGTTTTTTCCTTGATTTCGTTTGCCTCCGGCGTACCGGGCGGCATCTTCCTGCCGATTTTAATTCAAGGCGCGATTCTCGGCTGTCTGTTCGGACAAATGGTCGCGCCGGAATACGTCGTGCTCTTCATCGTGCTGGCGATGGCCGGCTATCTGACGGCGGTTGTGCGCAGTCCGCTCACGTCTCTGTTGCTTTTATTTGAAATGACGCAGCGCATCTCCTACTTTTTACCGCTCGCCATTTGCTGTCTCTTGGCGTATTACACGGCGAACGCGCTCGGTACACCGCCGATTTATGAATATCTGTTGCAAAATATTTTACGTAAAGAAAAACCGCGGCCCGATTTCGATACGACGATGATGCAGGCGACCGCCGTTCTTTCCGAACACAGCCCGCTCGCCGGCACGGCTTTGCGCGACATCGCGCTGCCGCCGCACGCGTTAGTCACCTCCATCGATCGCCAAGGCGTGACGGTGGTGCCGCGCGGCGAAACGGAAATCGAGGCTCACGATCGACTGGTCTTCGTCTTGCCGCGTAATCAGATCGGCGCGCTCGAAGCGCTGCTCGATGAAACCACCGAATACGAACAACCGTAG
- the atpG gene encoding ATP synthase F1 subunit gamma, translating to MASTREIKRRIRSVTNIQQITKAMKMVAAARLRRAEEKALGTRPYADKIRELLQHIVANTEEGLESPLLEEREVQRTAYLVIGADKGLAGGYTSNLMKEFTGIVHDKAAETYEIVTVGRRPKTYLAHRGYELRDMYEGFSDRPTYNHARELAHSMAQRFIDGEVDEVIVVYTHFYSALRQKPMAQTVLPIARPEVDENLPADEFDYEFLPGAKEVFSVLLPQYLEVIIYNALLQAAASELGARMAAMTSATDNASDLIDDLTLHYNKARQAAITNEITEIVGGANALE from the coding sequence ATGGCCAGCACACGCGAAATCAAACGTAGGATTCGTAGCGTAACCAACATTCAGCAGATCACCAAAGCCATGAAGATGGTTGCCGCCGCCCGCTTGCGTCGTGCCGAAGAAAAGGCGTTAGGGACCCGTCCGTACGCGGATAAAATTCGGGAATTGCTGCAGCATATTGTAGCCAATACCGAAGAAGGCTTGGAAAGTCCGCTTTTGGAAGAACGTGAGGTCCAACGTACCGCTTACCTTGTAATCGGTGCGGATAAAGGCCTGGCCGGTGGTTACACCTCGAACCTGATGAAAGAATTTACCGGTATTGTGCATGACAAGGCTGCGGAAACGTATGAGATCGTTACCGTAGGTCGCCGCCCGAAAACATACCTGGCACATCGCGGATATGAACTGCGCGATATGTATGAAGGTTTCTCGGACCGTCCGACGTACAATCATGCACGCGAATTGGCGCATAGTATGGCGCAACGTTTTATTGACGGCGAAGTCGATGAAGTGATTGTCGTCTACACGCATTTCTACTCCGCATTGCGTCAAAAACCGATGGCACAAACGGTACTTCCGATTGCCCGTCCGGAAGTGGACGAAAATTTACCGGCAGACGAGTTTGATTACGAATTCTTGCCGGGAGCAAAAGAAGTGTTTTCCGTACTGTTGCCGCAATATTTGGAAGTAATCATCTACAATGCGCTTCTGCAAGCCGCAGCCAGTGAATTGGGCGCGCGGATGGCAGCGATGACGAGCGCGACGGACAACGCGTCCGATCTCATCGATGATTTGACATTGCACTACAACAAGGCGCGGCAAGCGGCGATTACCAATGAAATTACGGAAATCGTCGGTGGCGCGAATGCACTCGAATAA
- a CDS encoding glycosyltransferase family 4 protein: MAYAIAFGIALIVTYVITPAVKRLACRVGAMDNPNARKVHHGAVPRLGGLGIYIGFLASVLYSLPLSTEVIGLLMGSAVIIAVGVWDDICQIPAKVKLLGQILAAVVLVACGVRVDWVLNPFGDYIYLSAFISVPLTILWVVGFTNMVNLIDGLDGLAAGVSSIAAVSVALIAYQMGQWNSVAITVAMAGAAIGFLQYNFNPAKIFMGDTGSMFLGYTLAAVSIMGVMKTAATVALVVPVIALGLPIMDTALAIVRRKLSGVPIFAPDRGHLHHRLLDSGLSQKQVVLLMYAITAFLGMIALLVVHLNVVFGAVVVGVVTAAGLWWARYLGMIAGGKCASEKH; the protein is encoded by the coding sequence TTGGCGTATGCAATTGCGTTCGGGATTGCGCTCATCGTGACCTATGTCATTACCCCTGCCGTGAAGCGTTTGGCCTGTCGGGTCGGAGCGATGGATAATCCCAATGCGCGCAAGGTTCATCATGGAGCCGTACCGCGTTTGGGCGGTTTAGGAATATATATCGGATTTTTGGCATCGGTGCTGTACAGCTTGCCGTTATCGACCGAAGTGATCGGTTTACTGATGGGGTCGGCCGTGATCATTGCGGTCGGCGTATGGGATGATATTTGTCAGATTCCCGCCAAGGTAAAACTGCTCGGTCAGATTTTGGCGGCGGTTGTGTTGGTAGCGTGCGGTGTACGCGTCGATTGGGTATTGAACCCGTTCGGCGATTATATTTATTTAAGTGCGTTCATTTCCGTACCGCTCACGATTTTGTGGGTGGTGGGATTCACCAATATGGTGAACCTGATCGACGGCTTAGACGGTTTGGCGGCCGGCGTAAGCTCAATCGCCGCCGTTTCCGTAGCGTTGATCGCGTACCAAATGGGGCAATGGAACAGCGTGGCGATCACGGTCGCGATGGCGGGCGCGGCGATCGGTTTTCTGCAGTATAATTTCAACCCCGCGAAGATTTTCATGGGCGATACAGGCAGTATGTTCTTAGGCTACACGCTCGCCGCGGTATCGATCATGGGCGTGATGAAAACAGCGGCTACCGTCGCTTTGGTCGTGCCGGTCATAGCGCTGGGTTTACCGATTATGGATACGGCGCTGGCGATCGTGCGGCGCAAGCTTTCGGGCGTGCCTATTTTCGCGCCGGACCGCGGGCATTTACATCACCGTCTGCTCGATAGCGGCTTATCGCAAAAACAGGTGGTTTTATTGATGTATGCGATTACCGCGTTCCTAGGTATGATCGCTTTATTGGTGGTACATTTAAATGTCGTTTTCGGTGCCGTCGTAGTCGGTGTGGTAACGGCGGCGGGACTTTGGTGGGCACGCTACTTGGGCATGATTGCAGGCGGCAAGTGCGCGTCGGAAAAACACTGA
- a CDS encoding outer membrane beta-barrel protein, which produces MRKLAILTACACLVAGAAMAAPVTYIPEGGTNVGYGYNGAQDGSHAVYVEHGIADKVVIGAEYRDLVNMGNEFDVYGKYRLNDNVYVTLGNRNYDVAGNKLYAGVEGMTYLTEKFDGYASVKVSSEEKEYKVGALYDLNPNFDLDVNYTYQDRDEDMNRKGVGVGLNYRF; this is translated from the coding sequence ATGCGTAAACTAGCTATTTTAACAGCGTGTGCATGCTTGGTAGCGGGCGCCGCGATGGCAGCGCCGGTGACGTATATTCCGGAAGGCGGCACGAATGTAGGTTACGGTTACAACGGAGCGCAGGATGGTTCGCATGCGGTCTACGTGGAACACGGTATCGCCGATAAAGTCGTGATTGGCGCGGAATATCGCGACCTCGTCAACATGGGCAATGAATTTGATGTGTACGGTAAATATCGTTTGAACGATAACGTATATGTGACTCTCGGCAATCGCAACTACGACGTAGCCGGCAACAAACTCTACGCGGGCGTAGAAGGTATGACCTACCTGACCGAAAAGTTTGACGGCTATGCCAGCGTGAAAGTTTCGAGCGAAGAAAAAGAATACAAAGTCGGTGCTTTGTATGATCTGAACCCGAACTTCGACTTGGACGTTAACTACACGTACCAGGATCGCGACGAAGACATGAACCGTAAAGGCGTCGGCGTCGGCTTGAACTACCGCTTTTAA
- the atpA gene encoding F0F1 ATP synthase subunit alpha, giving the protein MKIKPDEITSVIKQQIENYTADLNVDEVGSVLEVGDGIAHIYGIDKCMAGELLELPNGVYGMALNLEESNVGAVLLGNYEMIKEGDTVKRTGRVMQVPVGEAMIGRVVNALGQPLDGKGDIPAADHRRVEFPAPGIADRQSVNEPLQTGIKSIDSMVPIGRGQRELIIGDRSTGKTAVAIDTILNQKGQDVICIYVSIGQKNSTVARLVDKLTEAGAMDYTIVVHAGASEGSPMQYIAPYAGVAMAEHFMYQGKAVLCVYDDLSKHAVAYRAMSLLLRRPPGREAYPGDVFYLHSRLLERAAKLSDDMGGGSITALPIIETLAGDVGAYIPTNVISITDGQIFLETELFYSGVRPAVNVGLSVSRVGGSAQIKAMKQVAGTLRLDLAQFRELAAFAQFGSDLDAATKAQIDRGQRMTEVLKQPQYTPYPVEEQVMVIFAAVKGFLDDLEVDEVVPFEHGLVNYLRTTYADIGRDIVAKKKLEESNEEALKQAIAEYKERFKAARNSNTVAG; this is encoded by the coding sequence ATGAAAATTAAACCGGATGAAATAACATCGGTGATTAAACAGCAAATCGAAAATTACACAGCAGACCTCAATGTCGATGAAGTAGGCTCGGTATTGGAAGTGGGCGACGGTATCGCACATATCTATGGGATTGACAAGTGTATGGCCGGTGAGCTGCTCGAGTTGCCGAACGGCGTATACGGGATGGCGCTCAACTTGGAAGAGTCGAACGTCGGCGCCGTATTGTTGGGCAACTACGAAATGATTAAAGAAGGCGACACGGTCAAACGAACCGGTCGTGTTATGCAGGTGCCGGTAGGCGAAGCGATGATCGGTCGCGTTGTCAACGCGCTCGGCCAACCGTTGGACGGCAAAGGGGATATTCCCGCTGCTGACCACCGTCGTGTGGAATTTCCTGCGCCGGGTATTGCTGATCGGCAGTCGGTTAATGAACCGTTACAGACCGGTATTAAATCCATCGACTCGATGGTTCCGATCGGACGCGGTCAGCGTGAGCTGATTATCGGCGACCGCAGTACCGGTAAAACCGCGGTAGCGATTGATACCATCCTGAACCAAAAAGGACAGGATGTTATTTGTATTTACGTTTCCATCGGTCAGAAAAACTCGACGGTTGCTCGTCTTGTCGACAAACTGACGGAAGCGGGCGCGATGGATTACACGATCGTCGTGCACGCCGGCGCATCGGAAGGTTCGCCGATGCAGTACATTGCTCCGTACGCGGGTGTTGCCATGGCGGAACACTTTATGTACCAGGGCAAAGCCGTACTGTGCGTATATGACGACTTGTCCAAACACGCGGTAGCGTACCGTGCGATGTCGCTCTTGCTGCGTCGTCCGCCGGGACGTGAAGCGTATCCGGGCGACGTATTCTACTTACACTCCCGTCTCTTGGAACGCGCGGCGAAACTTTCCGATGATATGGGCGGCGGTTCGATTACCGCGTTGCCGATCATTGAAACGCTCGCAGGCGACGTCGGTGCATACATTCCGACTAACGTCATTTCCATTACCGACGGTCAGATTTTCCTGGAAACGGAACTTTTCTACTCGGGCGTTCGTCCGGCGGTCAACGTCGGCCTTTCGGTATCCCGTGTCGGCGGTTCCGCGCAGATTAAGGCGATGAAACAGGTCGCCGGCACCTTGCGTTTGGATTTGGCACAGTTCCGCGAACTCGCTGCTTTCGCGCAGTTCGGTTCGGACTTGGATGCCGCTACCAAAGCGCAGATTGATCGCGGTCAGCGCATGACGGAAGTCCTCAAACAGCCGCAGTACACACCGTACCCGGTCGAAGAACAGGTCATGGTGATCTTCGCCGCGGTTAAGGGTTTCCTGGATGATCTCGAAGTGGATGAAGTCGTTCCGTTCGAACACGGTCTGGTTAACTACCTGCGTACCACGTATGCGGATATCGGCCGTGACATCGTCGCGAAGAAAAAACTGGAAGAATCCAACGAAGAAGCTCTGAAACAAGCCATTGCAGAGTATAAAGAACGGTTCAAGGCGGCGCGGAACAGTAATACGGTTGCGGGGTGA
- a CDS encoding ATP synthase subunit I: MTDGRELFRWLLACMHWQGALMAAGAVLVLLFGKGDWAVGWIVGGAFNIAYFSYLALIAFKRCDRDDLGMVKSLTNVAAGRFFVAILFLLVVLKTNLAHFGATVCGLLSLQLVYFFVTFWGDFKHIKK, from the coding sequence ATGACGGACGGTCGGGAGCTTTTTCGTTGGCTGCTTGCCTGTATGCATTGGCAAGGAGCATTGATGGCCGCGGGGGCGGTCCTCGTTCTCCTGTTCGGCAAAGGGGATTGGGCCGTCGGCTGGATCGTAGGCGGCGCCTTTAATATAGCGTATTTTTCTTACCTTGCATTGATCGCGTTTAAGCGATGCGATCGCGATGATCTGGGTATGGTGAAAAGCTTAACCAATGTCGCGGCAGGGCGTTTCTTTGTGGCCATCCTCTTTTTGCTGGTGGTCTTAAAAACCAATTTAGCCCATTTTGGGGCTACGGTTTGCGGCTTACTGTCGTTGCAACTCGTGTATTTTTTTGTCACGTTTTGGGGCGACTTCAAGCATATAAAAAAATAG
- a CDS encoding F0F1 ATP synthase subunit delta translates to MKNNRALAKKYAAALLALAKETGTLEEVEQELAQIGEIVQQNPELTGFLRNQLISREAKKEVVERIFTQHLNPMVMRFLGVVIDRGRIALLPDIIDVYLELSHVERNIAEAQVRLAVDLTDEEETRLIRELTELTGKEIYLEKTIDPSILGGMIVTIGDRRIDGSLKRQLHEMKTTLLSEKHGIEVTNAI, encoded by the coding sequence ATGAAAAATAACCGAGCACTTGCCAAAAAATATGCGGCGGCACTCTTGGCCTTAGCCAAGGAAACCGGCACATTGGAAGAAGTTGAGCAGGAACTCGCACAAATCGGCGAGATTGTGCAGCAAAATCCGGAATTGACGGGCTTTTTGCGCAATCAGTTGATCTCCCGCGAGGCAAAAAAAGAAGTCGTAGAACGGATTTTCACGCAACATCTGAATCCGATGGTCATGCGATTTCTGGGTGTTGTCATTGACCGCGGCCGAATTGCGCTCCTGCCGGATATTATTGATGTCTATCTGGAGTTGTCGCATGTCGAACGCAACATTGCCGAAGCGCAGGTGCGTTTGGCGGTGGACTTGACTGACGAAGAAGAAACCCGTTTGATTCGCGAGTTGACCGAATTGACCGGAAAAGAAATTTATCTGGAAAAAACGATCGATCCGTCGATTTTGGGCGGCATGATCGTGACGATCGGCGACCGGCGCATTGACGGGTCCTTAAAACGACAGTTACACGAAATGAAGACGACCCTACTATCGGAAAAACATGGGATTGAGGTGACTAACGCAATATGA
- the atpF gene encoding F0F1 ATP synthase subunit B: protein MVEFNFTLIIQILNFFVLVAIIGKFGFGPLMRTLDARKARIAADLSGAEQARKQAEALHAEYQAQLESARAQAQEIVNKAVAEAEQQAQAQLDTVRTQIEQEKTLATRQLAEEREELVKNLRAEVVELATAIAERLIAKNLDADMNRKLINDCIEKLATKQVGR from the coding sequence TTGGTCGAATTTAACTTTACTTTGATTATCCAAATCCTCAACTTTTTCGTTCTCGTTGCCATCATAGGAAAATTCGGTTTCGGTCCGCTGATGCGGACTCTCGATGCACGTAAAGCTCGGATTGCTGCAGATTTAAGCGGCGCGGAACAAGCCCGGAAACAGGCGGAAGCACTGCATGCGGAATACCAGGCACAACTGGAATCGGCGCGCGCGCAAGCGCAGGAAATCGTTAATAAAGCCGTTGCAGAAGCGGAACAACAAGCCCAAGCGCAACTGGATACGGTACGCACTCAAATCGAACAGGAAAAAACGCTCGCTACCCGTCAATTGGCGGAAGAACGCGAGGAACTTGTAAAGAATTTGCGTGCCGAGGTGGTAGAGCTCGCTACAGCGATCGCTGAGCGGCTGATTGCCAAAAATCTTGATGCGGATATGAATCGTAAGCTGATTAATGACTGCATCGAAAAGTTGGCCACAAAGCAAGTGGGTCGGTAA
- a CDS encoding AtpZ/AtpI family protein has product MKEQEFNWQRALAIATGAGMTLLCTILFGLYLGYLLDKYVGTAPFGLLAGGVAGALTGLLTLVRDMIRK; this is encoded by the coding sequence GTGAAAGAACAGGAATTTAATTGGCAGCGGGCGTTAGCCATCGCTACCGGTGCTGGTATGACACTGCTTTGCACGATTTTATTCGGCCTGTATTTAGGGTATCTTCTCGATAAATATGTCGGCACGGCTCCATTCGGTTTACTGGCCGGAGGCGTGGCGGGTGCGCTGACAGGTTTGTTGACGTTAGTTCGTGACATGATTCGCAAATGA
- the atpE gene encoding ATP synthase F0 subunit C gives MESTALVLVVSAFCATLIACVASVAAASNDAKAATTAMEAMARQPEMAQRLMVNMLIAIGLIESIPIISSVIALVLVFANPLVDLL, from the coding sequence ATGGAATCTACTGCTTTGGTACTTGTTGTTTCTGCATTTTGTGCAACTTTGATTGCTTGCGTTGCCTCGGTTGCGGCGGCATCCAATGACGCGAAAGCGGCTACGACCGCAATGGAAGCCATGGCTCGTCAGCCGGAAATGGCACAACGTTTGATGGTTAACATGCTGATCGCGATCGGCTTGATCGAATCGATTCCAATTATTTCGTCGGTTATTGCGCTCGTTTTGGTATTTGCCAACCCGCTCGTTGACTTGCTCTAA
- the atpB gene encoding F0F1 ATP synthase subunit A, producing the protein MHLHTGTHDVQYLWGMAVNMDTIYMTWLTGALVLILVLLATRSREMVPSGVQNAVEMIVEGLSDQFHSILGPDYRKAAYMLLTLFFFIFIGNEIGLLPTPHLITSPTNDVNTTLGLAIAASLATHALYVKNKGLKEYFAHFFKPFAPFVLINLIEEIAKPITLAMRLFGNILAGEILLEVLNYLAPVGVPILWIGVSLVIGVIQAFIFTILVTAYLGGAIGEDGH; encoded by the coding sequence ATGCATCTACACACAGGTACACATGATGTGCAATATCTTTGGGGAATGGCCGTTAACATGGACACGATTTACATGACCTGGCTGACCGGAGCACTGGTTCTGATTTTGGTATTGTTGGCGACGCGAAGTCGTGAAATGGTACCGTCCGGTGTGCAAAACGCAGTGGAAATGATCGTTGAAGGCTTAAGTGATCAGTTCCATTCCATTCTCGGTCCCGATTATCGTAAAGCGGCATATATGTTGTTAACGCTCTTTTTCTTTATCTTTATCGGAAACGAGATCGGGTTGTTACCGACGCCGCACCTCATTACCTCGCCCACGAATGACGTCAATACGACATTGGGCCTGGCGATTGCAGCATCCCTGGCGACGCACGCACTGTACGTGAAAAACAAAGGGTTAAAAGAGTATTTTGCACACTTCTTCAAACCCTTCGCTCCGTTCGTTCTTATTAACCTGATCGAAGAAATCGCAAAACCGATTACGTTGGCAATGCGTCTATTCGGTAACATTTTGGCGGGGGAAATTTTGCTGGAAGTTTTAAACTATCTGGCGCCAGTCGGTGTACCTATCTTATGGATCGGTGTTTCGTTAGTCATCGGTGTAATCCAGGCGTTTATTTTTACGATCCTCGTTACCGCATACCTGGGCGGTGCAATTGGTGAGGACGGCCATTAA
- the wecB gene encoding non-hydrolyzing UDP-N-acetylglucosamine 2-epimerase, which translates to MTIKVMTIFGTRPEAIKMAPVVSELARHPEFSVCVTVTAQHREMLDQVLRLFAITPDYDLDIMAPGQTLYDVTSRALLGLRTCLQQERPDVVLVHGDTTTTFAGALAAFYEQIPVGHVEAGLRTGDIYSPFPEEMNRRLTGRLARYHFAPTPETKANLLRENVAEESIFVTGNTVIDALLQTVGRPFDPNTLPMKLDPSRRTLLVTTHRRENLGAPMRDVYRALRQILEDVPNLELVFPVHKNPAVREVVRAELGDVPHVHLIEPLDYEPFAQLMAQSDLILTDSGGIQEEAPGLGKPVLVLRDTTERPEAVAAGTVSLVGTAEEDVYREAKRLLTDDNLYRQMANSVNPYGDGKAAGRIIQALLYAYGKTAKKPPEFIANTNEL; encoded by the coding sequence ATGACAATCAAGGTAATGACAATTTTCGGCACCCGTCCGGAAGCCATCAAGATGGCTCCGGTCGTTTCCGAGCTCGCACGGCATCCGGAATTTTCCGTTTGCGTTACCGTGACCGCGCAGCATCGCGAAATGCTTGACCAGGTGTTGCGGTTATTTGCGATTACGCCGGATTACGATTTAGATATCATGGCGCCGGGACAAACTTTATATGACGTCACCAGCCGGGCGTTGCTCGGCTTACGGACGTGTCTGCAGCAGGAACGTCCTGATGTAGTCTTGGTTCACGGCGACACGACGACAACTTTTGCCGGCGCGCTCGCCGCATTTTATGAGCAGATTCCTGTCGGCCACGTGGAAGCTGGTTTACGGACGGGCGATATTTACTCGCCGTTTCCCGAAGAAATGAACCGTCGCTTGACCGGGCGGTTGGCGCGTTACCATTTTGCGCCGACGCCGGAAACGAAAGCGAATCTGCTGCGGGAAAATGTCGCGGAAGAATCGATTTTCGTGACGGGTAACACAGTTATCGACGCGCTTTTGCAGACGGTCGGCCGTCCTTTTGATCCGAATACGCTGCCGATGAAGCTTGACCCGTCACGGCGTACGCTTTTGGTCACCACCCATCGGCGCGAAAATTTGGGTGCCCCGATGCGCGACGTATATCGCGCGTTACGGCAGATACTGGAAGATGTGCCGAACTTGGAACTGGTGTTTCCTGTTCATAAAAATCCGGCGGTGCGTGAAGTCGTTCGGGCGGAGCTTGGCGATGTGCCGCATGTGCATTTGATCGAACCGTTAGATTACGAACCGTTTGCGCAATTGATGGCGCAAAGCGATCTGATTTTAACCGATTCCGGCGGCATTCAGGAGGAAGCGCCGGGCTTAGGCAAACCGGTGCTCGTGTTGCGCGATACCACGGAGCGCCCCGAGGCGGTGGCGGCCGGTACGGTAAGCCTGGTCGGCACGGCGGAAGAAGATGTCTACCGAGAAGCGAAACGTCTTTTAACCGATGATAATTTGTACCGCCAAATGGCGAATTCCGTCAATCCGTACGGCGACGGTAAAGCCGCCGGAAGAATTATACAGGCGCTTTTGTACGCCTACGGTAAAACGGCGAAAAAACCGCCTGAATTTATAGCCAATACTAATGAATTATGA